A window of Thermosynechococcus sp. NK55a contains these coding sequences:
- the wecB gene encoding non-hydrolyzing UDP-N-acetylglucosamine 2-epimerase yields MIASPIPICITLGTRPEAIKLAPVIQVLQRSPLFAPYVVLTGQHREMVDQVMALFDLRADRDLAIMQPKQTLTEITCRALQGLEQLYQELLPRLVLVQGDTTTAFAATLAAFYQQIPVGHVEAGLRTNDLYHPYPEEANRRLISQLAQLHFAPTAQAVKNLQAAGVTGTIHLTGNTVIDALLQVADRQPVCPVPGLDWEQYRVLLATVHRRENWGAPLEDIANGFLRILNTLPDTALLLPLHRNPTVREPLKAYLGHHPRVFLTEPLDYPTLVAAMKGSTLLLTDSGGLQEEAPSLGKPVLVLRETTERPEAVTAGTAKLVGTFADRIAAAAIELLTDPVAYNRMATAINPFGDGHASDRILEIVTQFFAQQTQ; encoded by the coding sequence ATGATTGCTTCCCCAATCCCGATCTGCATTACGTTGGGTACGCGTCCGGAGGCAATCAAATTGGCACCGGTTATTCAAGTCTTGCAGCGATCGCCCCTGTTTGCCCCGTACGTTGTTCTCACTGGACAGCATCGCGAGATGGTGGATCAAGTGATGGCACTGTTTGACCTACGGGCAGATCGGGACTTAGCCATTATGCAGCCAAAGCAAACCCTGACTGAAATTACCTGCCGTGCCCTCCAAGGCCTTGAGCAACTCTACCAAGAACTCCTGCCCCGTCTTGTTTTGGTACAGGGGGATACGACAACGGCCTTTGCCGCTACCCTTGCCGCCTTTTATCAGCAAATCCCTGTCGGTCATGTGGAAGCGGGCTTACGCACTAACGATCTCTATCATCCCTATCCAGAAGAAGCCAACCGCCGTCTCATTTCCCAATTGGCGCAGTTGCATTTTGCCCCTACGGCACAAGCTGTCAAGAATCTTCAGGCCGCCGGGGTCACGGGTACCATTCACCTGACGGGCAATACTGTCATTGATGCTCTGCTGCAGGTGGCCGATCGCCAACCGGTGTGCCCTGTCCCCGGCCTTGACTGGGAACAATACCGTGTCCTCCTTGCCACCGTTCACCGTCGTGAAAACTGGGGTGCCCCCCTAGAAGACATTGCCAATGGCTTCCTGAGGATCTTAAACACCCTTCCCGATACTGCCTTACTCTTGCCCCTGCATCGCAATCCCACGGTGCGTGAACCCCTCAAAGCCTATTTGGGACACCATCCCCGTGTTTTTCTTACGGAGCCCTTGGACTATCCCACCCTGGTGGCGGCGATGAAGGGATCAACCCTCCTACTCACGGATTCCGGTGGCCTACAAGAGGAAGCCCCTAGTCTCGGCAAACCAGTACTGGTGTTGCGGGAAACCACTGAACGGCCGGAAGCGGTCACCGCTGGCACCGCTAAACTAGTGGGTACCTTTGCGGATAGGATTGCAGCAGCAGCAATTGAACTGCTGACGGATCCAGTGGCCTACAACCGTATGGCAACGGCGATTAATCCCTTTGGCGATGGTCATGCTAGCGATCGCATCCTTGAGATTGTGACCCAGTTTTTTGCCCAGCAGACCCAGTAG
- a CDS encoding bifunctional nuclease family protein: MIEMTVAGIALDATNRRTPIVLLKDGAGRRALPIWIGDSEARAILMALENQRAPRPMTHDLMANILNEWKMTLERVVIHSLEDNTYYAVLTLRQGETRKDIDARPSDAIALALRCDCPIWVMEAVVADASIPVDRDADEEERQAFRRFLDSIRPEDFIQQGRGMEEDSSAG; the protein is encoded by the coding sequence ATGATTGAAATGACTGTTGCTGGGATTGCCCTCGATGCCACTAACCGCCGCACACCAATTGTGTTGCTCAAAGACGGTGCTGGACGGCGAGCACTCCCCATCTGGATTGGTGATAGTGAGGCGCGGGCAATTTTAATGGCCTTGGAAAATCAACGGGCACCGCGACCGATGACCCATGATCTGATGGCAAATATCCTCAACGAATGGAAGATGACCCTAGAGCGGGTGGTCATCCACTCCCTCGAAGACAACACCTACTATGCGGTGCTGACGCTGCGCCAAGGAGAAACGCGTAAAGACATTGATGCTCGTCCTAGCGATGCGATCGCGCTGGCCCTGCGCTGTGATTGCCCGATTTGGGTGATGGAAGCAGTGGTTGCCGATGCCTCGATTCCCGTCGATCGCGATGCAGACGAGGAAGAACGCCAAGCCTTTCGCCGCTTTTTAGATTCAATTCGCCCTGAAGATTTTATTCAGCAGGGGCGGGGAATGGAGGAGGATTCCTCCGCAGGCTAG
- a CDS encoding aldo/keto reductase, giving the protein MRYRRFGRTGLDLSVFSLGTMRALGSPEVMQAVIEEAIAHGINHIETAAAYGASEAYIGRALKALGQPAVFITTKLLPQGDADHVQRQIEQSLERLQLSRLDGVALHGVNTPEHLAWLSSEGMAMLRQLQAKGVIGALGFSSHGSLSVILPAIASNQFDFVNLHYTYFQQRNAPAIAAAAERNLGIFIISPADKGGKLYQPSQRLQDLCAPFHPLHWSYRWLLSQPAITTLSIGPATVAELAFPLAVADQVDPLSPAEQAVGDRLQAAMQAALGSDLCHQCYACLPCPEEIHIPEVLRLRNLAVAYDMTEFGKYRYGMFGRAGHWFAGQPANRCTECGDCLPRCPSRLEIPRLLRETHEQLQGTSRSRLWQTI; this is encoded by the coding sequence ATGCGTTACCGCCGTTTTGGTCGCACGGGGTTAGACCTCTCGGTGTTTTCCCTGGGAACGATGCGTGCCTTGGGCAGCCCAGAGGTGATGCAGGCGGTCATTGAGGAGGCGATCGCCCACGGCATTAACCATATTGAAACCGCCGCCGCCTACGGTGCCAGTGAAGCCTACATTGGCCGTGCCCTTAAGGCATTGGGGCAGCCCGCTGTCTTTATCACCACCAAACTATTGCCCCAAGGGGATGCAGATCATGTCCAGCGACAAATTGAGCAATCCCTTGAGCGTCTCCAACTCTCACGCTTAGACGGTGTCGCCCTCCATGGAGTGAATACCCCTGAGCATCTGGCGTGGCTGAGCAGTGAAGGGATGGCCATGCTGCGGCAATTGCAAGCAAAGGGGGTAATTGGCGCTTTGGGTTTTTCCAGTCATGGATCGTTGTCTGTGATTTTGCCGGCGATCGCCAGCAATCAATTTGACTTTGTGAATCTGCATTACACCTACTTTCAGCAACGCAATGCCCCAGCGATCGCTGCTGCTGCTGAGCGGAATCTAGGCATTTTCATCATTTCCCCAGCCGACAAAGGGGGAAAGCTCTACCAGCCTTCCCAACGGCTCCAAGATCTCTGTGCTCCTTTTCACCCGCTCCATTGGAGCTATCGCTGGTTGCTGAGCCAGCCTGCCATCACCACCTTGAGCATTGGGCCTGCCACCGTTGCCGAGTTGGCCTTTCCCTTGGCGGTGGCCGATCAGGTCGATCCCCTGAGTCCCGCAGAGCAAGCCGTGGGCGATCGCCTACAAGCGGCGATGCAGGCAGCCCTAGGCAGCGATCTCTGTCACCAATGCTATGCCTGTCTGCCCTGCCCAGAGGAAATCCACATCCCTGAAGTATTGCGGCTTCGCAACTTGGCCGTTGCCTACGACATGACGGAATTTGGCAAATATCGCTATGGGATGTTTGGCCGGGCCGGCCATTGGTTTGCGGGACAGCCCGCCAATCGCTGTACTGAATGTGGCGATTGTTTGCCTCGCTGTCCCAGTCGCTTGGAGATTCCGCGGCTATTGCGGGAAACCCATGAGCAGTTGCAGGGCACCTCGCGATCGCGCCTTTGGCAGACGATCTAG
- a CDS encoding aminotransferase class IV, which yields MLLCNLDGVITPEASISVFDRGFLYGDSVYEVVRTYGGVPFALPEHLARLRASAAYLYMTVPWSDEYITQEVQRTLAAAPTGEYYIRIVVTRGGDRRIGLLPEPTTQPRLLIVLMAIAPEPTLSEQGIRLAIAKRQRTSTAALDPAAKTGNYLNNILALLEAQQAGFEDALLLNAQGQITEATTSNLWIVRDGVVETPPTAVGILHGITRATLLQIVADLGIPHREVVLTPQDLAGASEGFLSSSVRLLMPIRQVNEMVFPACPGPVTQQLWRELLAVMEKAAA from the coding sequence GTGTTACTCTGCAATCTGGACGGGGTAATTACGCCGGAGGCTTCGATTTCTGTTTTTGATCGCGGATTTCTTTATGGTGACAGTGTTTACGAGGTTGTGCGGACCTACGGCGGGGTTCCCTTTGCCCTGCCAGAGCACCTAGCACGATTGCGCGCCTCAGCCGCCTATCTCTACATGACTGTGCCCTGGTCTGATGAGTACATTACCCAAGAAGTTCAACGCACGTTAGCGGCTGCCCCAACAGGAGAATACTACATTCGGATTGTGGTGACCCGTGGTGGCGATCGCCGCATTGGCCTATTGCCAGAACCGACCACCCAACCGCGGTTATTGATTGTGTTGATGGCGATCGCGCCCGAACCAACGTTGAGCGAACAGGGAATTCGCCTTGCCATCGCTAAGCGGCAACGCACAAGTACTGCTGCCCTTGATCCGGCAGCCAAAACGGGCAATTACCTCAACAATATCTTGGCCCTATTGGAGGCACAGCAGGCGGGTTTTGAGGACGCCCTGCTTCTCAATGCCCAAGGACAGATTACCGAGGCCACGACCAGTAACCTCTGGATTGTCCGTGATGGTGTCGTCGAGACACCCCCCACCGCCGTTGGCATACTCCATGGAATTACGCGAGCGACGCTGTTGCAGATCGTTGCAGACTTGGGTATTCCCCATCGGGAAGTGGTTCTTACTCCACAGGACCTAGCAGGAGCCAGTGAGGGCTTTCTCAGTTCCTCGGTGCGCCTTCTAATGCCGATTCGCCAAGTGAATGAGATGGTGTTTCCGGCTTGCCCGGGACCTGTGACCCAACAGCTATGGCGAGAATTATTAGCAGTGATGGAAAAGGCGGCGGCCTAG
- the pdxA gene encoding 4-hydroxythreonine-4-phosphate dehydrogenase PdxA, whose translation MSLALTLGDPAGIGPEILLKALAHLPSEMLGQFFIAGTGQVLEETYARLCQQGQVAIDPAQLQIWEHPLDEVIVPGRPSVASGAASFAYLKTALQRAIAGEVAGIVTAPISKASWQAVGYTFPGQTEVLAHFTGTAHVGMLFLGRSPVTHWVLTTLLATTHIPLQAVPRALTPERLNEKLALLIQFLRERRHLERPRIAIAGLNPHSGEQGHLGQEEVTWLIPWLAAAQQQYPEVELIGPVPPDTLWIGAADAWWGRPAPAPAYDAYLALYHDQGLIPVKMLAFREAVNTTIGLPFIRTSPDHGTAFDIAGTGVADPQSFLAAIAWAQALSKGSVFPLTPA comes from the coding sequence ATGTCCCTTGCCCTCACCCTTGGGGATCCAGCGGGTATTGGCCCAGAAATTCTCCTGAAAGCCCTAGCTCACCTGCCCTCAGAAATGTTAGGGCAGTTTTTTATTGCGGGTACAGGCCAAGTATTAGAGGAAACCTATGCTCGCCTATGTCAACAGGGACAGGTGGCCATTGATCCTGCTCAGCTTCAGATATGGGAGCATCCCCTCGACGAGGTGATTGTGCCGGGGCGTCCCAGTGTTGCCAGTGGGGCTGCTAGCTTTGCCTATCTCAAAACTGCCCTTCAGCGGGCGATCGCCGGCGAGGTGGCAGGAATTGTGACGGCACCGATTTCTAAGGCCAGCTGGCAAGCGGTCGGTTATACCTTTCCCGGTCAAACTGAAGTGCTGGCTCACTTTACAGGAACTGCCCATGTGGGCATGTTGTTCCTGGGGCGATCGCCTGTGACTCACTGGGTGCTGACTACTTTACTCGCGACTACCCACATCCCATTGCAAGCGGTGCCTAGGGCACTGACCCCCGAACGCCTCAATGAAAAGCTCGCGCTTCTTATCCAGTTTCTGAGGGAGCGGCGACATCTAGAGCGGCCTCGCATTGCCATTGCTGGATTGAATCCCCACAGCGGTGAGCAGGGACACCTAGGCCAAGAGGAAGTGACTTGGCTGATTCCATGGCTTGCAGCAGCCCAGCAGCAGTATCCCGAAGTTGAACTGATTGGTCCTGTGCCCCCCGATACCCTCTGGATTGGGGCTGCCGATGCGTGGTGGGGACGTCCTGCCCCAGCCCCCGCCTACGATGCCTACCTTGCTCTTTACCATGATCAGGGATTGATTCCGGTGAAGATGCTCGCCTTTCGGGAGGCAGTAAATACGACAATTGGCTTGCCTTTTATTCGCACGTCCCCAGATCACGGTACGGCCTTTGACATCGCGGGTACAGGGGTAGCAGACCCACAGAGTTTTTTGGCGGCGATCGCCTGGGCACAAGCTTTGAGCAAAGGATCGGTTTTCCCTCTCACGCCCGCCTAA
- a CDS encoding 30S ribosomal protein S1, with the protein MGFTHADFAALLDRYDYHFNPGDIVAGTVFSIEPKGALIDIGAKTAAYIPIQEMSINRIESPEEVLQPNETREFFILADENEEGQLTLSIRRIEYMRAWERVRQLQAEDATVRSQVFATNRGGALVRIEGLRGFIPGSHISTRVNKEELVGEELPLKFLEVDEERNRLVLSHRRALVERKMNKLEVGEVVVGTVRGIKPYGAFIDIGGVSGLLHISEISHDHIDTPHSVFNVNDQVKVMIIDLDAERGRISLSTKQLEPEPGDMVKNPQLVYEKAEEMAERYRQQLLQQQQQAAGETPEEGMEDIPEATEDDSAAPILQEA; encoded by the coding sequence GTGGGCTTTACGCATGCTGATTTTGCAGCCTTACTGGACCGGTACGATTACCACTTCAATCCCGGCGACATTGTTGCTGGCACCGTCTTTAGCATCGAACCAAAGGGTGCCCTGATTGACATCGGTGCGAAAACCGCCGCCTATATCCCCATTCAAGAAATGTCTATCAACCGGATTGAGAGTCCGGAAGAGGTACTGCAACCCAACGAAACCCGCGAGTTTTTTATCCTGGCGGATGAAAACGAAGAGGGGCAGCTTACCCTCTCAATTCGCCGCATTGAGTACATGCGGGCTTGGGAGCGCGTTCGCCAACTCCAAGCCGAAGATGCCACTGTTCGCTCCCAGGTCTTTGCCACCAATCGTGGGGGTGCCCTTGTCCGCATTGAAGGGCTGCGGGGCTTTATTCCCGGTTCCCACATCAGCACTCGTGTCAACAAAGAGGAGTTGGTGGGTGAAGAACTCCCCCTGAAGTTTTTGGAGGTCGATGAAGAGCGCAACCGCCTCGTACTCAGCCACCGCCGTGCCCTTGTCGAGCGCAAGATGAACAAACTGGAGGTGGGCGAAGTGGTGGTTGGAACGGTGCGTGGGATTAAGCCCTACGGTGCCTTCATTGACATTGGTGGTGTCAGTGGTCTGCTGCACATTTCTGAGATTTCCCACGATCACATTGATACCCCCCACAGTGTTTTCAATGTCAATGATCAGGTCAAGGTGATGATTATTGACCTTGATGCTGAGCGGGGTCGGATTTCCCTTTCCACGAAGCAACTGGAGCCAGAACCCGGTGATATGGTGAAAAATCCCCAGTTGGTCTATGAAAAAGCTGAAGAGATGGCAGAGCGCTATCGGCAGCAGCTCCTGCAACAACAGCAGCAGGCCGCAGGAGAGACCCCTGAGGAAGGGATGGAAGACATTCCCGAAGCCACCGAAGACGATTCGGCTGCACCGATTCTTCAAGAAGCCTAG
- the mscL gene encoding large conductance mechanosensitive channel protein MscL, with the protein MARLNRRQVKQFWQEFREFALKGNVIDLAIAVVVGGAFSRIVTSVVEDLIMPLVNPLIPGGDWRELTLGSGLRIGKFLGSLLDFGVIALSLFILLKLILPLLPKKTPAPEQRECPYCLESVPLKASRCRACTSELPPL; encoded by the coding sequence ATGGCGCGACTAAACCGCCGACAGGTCAAGCAATTTTGGCAGGAGTTCCGCGAATTTGCCTTGAAGGGGAATGTTATTGATCTGGCGATCGCTGTCGTGGTGGGCGGTGCCTTTAGCCGCATAGTCACTTCCGTTGTGGAAGACTTGATCATGCCCTTGGTCAATCCTCTGATTCCTGGGGGTGACTGGCGCGAACTCACGCTCGGGTCAGGGCTTAGAATTGGCAAGTTTTTGGGCAGCTTACTTGACTTTGGGGTGATTGCCCTGAGCCTGTTTATTCTCCTGAAGCTGATTTTGCCCTTGCTACCCAAGAAAACCCCTGCACCCGAACAACGGGAGTGTCCCTACTGCTTAGAGTCTGTGCCCCTCAAGGCTAGTCGCTGTCGTGCTTGCACGTCTGAACTGCCACCGCTTTAG
- a CDS encoding ABC transporter substrate-binding protein yields MQRWQRWFSGLLVGLWLSILTSCGTAPPPQGTQIEFWTMQLQPKFTDYFNRLIAEFEAQHPAVHVRWVDIPWTAMQTKILMAVLAGTAPDVVNLNPDFAALLAGRNAWLNLNDYVAPAVRERYLPNIWQATTLEGKSFAVPWYLTSRVTIYNKAILAAAGVDRPPQTFAELARVAKAVKEKTGKYAFFITMVPEDSAELMQAMVQMGVKLVDDQGRAAFNSPAGKAVFQYWLDLYRQGLLPPQVLTEGHRQGIELYQSGQTALLMTSPEFLNAIATNAPGIAAVSAPAPQLTGETGKKNVAVMNLLVPRQSRHPELAVEFALFVTNDENQLAFAKEANVLPSTQAALADPYFRTIGEKATPVDIARSVSAAQMSQAEVLIPPLRDIKELQRLLYENLQAVLLGQKTIDQALEDAETAWNSR; encoded by the coding sequence ATGCAACGGTGGCAACGCTGGTTCTCTGGTCTATTGGTGGGGCTATGGTTGAGCATCCTAACCAGTTGCGGAACAGCACCGCCTCCCCAAGGCACCCAGATTGAGTTCTGGACAATGCAACTGCAACCAAAATTTACTGATTACTTCAATCGCCTGATTGCGGAATTTGAAGCCCAACATCCCGCTGTCCACGTGCGCTGGGTGGATATTCCTTGGACGGCAATGCAGACCAAAATTCTCATGGCGGTGTTGGCAGGCACTGCTCCCGATGTAGTGAACCTCAATCCCGACTTTGCAGCGTTGTTGGCAGGACGCAATGCTTGGCTAAATCTCAATGACTATGTAGCCCCCGCCGTCCGTGAGCGTTATCTACCGAATATCTGGCAGGCTACGACGTTAGAGGGCAAGAGCTTTGCTGTGCCGTGGTACCTCACCTCACGGGTAACGATTTATAACAAGGCGATTCTTGCCGCCGCTGGGGTCGATCGCCCCCCCCAAACCTTTGCAGAACTGGCCAGGGTGGCTAAAGCTGTGAAGGAAAAAACAGGTAAATATGCCTTCTTTATCACGATGGTGCCCGAGGACTCTGCCGAACTGATGCAGGCCATGGTGCAGATGGGGGTGAAGTTAGTAGATGATCAAGGCCGTGCTGCCTTTAATTCCCCCGCGGGCAAAGCTGTTTTCCAGTATTGGCTGGATCTCTATCGTCAGGGACTCTTGCCGCCGCAGGTGCTCACTGAAGGCCATCGCCAAGGCATTGAACTGTATCAATCGGGACAAACAGCTCTATTGATGACCAGTCCGGAATTTTTGAACGCGATCGCCACCAATGCCCCCGGTATTGCAGCTGTTTCAGCCCCCGCTCCCCAGTTGACGGGCGAGACTGGCAAAAAAAATGTTGCTGTGATGAATTTACTGGTGCCCCGCCAGAGTCGCCATCCTGAACTGGCTGTAGAATTTGCCCTCTTTGTCACCAATGATGAAAACCAACTTGCCTTTGCTAAGGAAGCAAATGTCCTGCCTTCTACACAAGCAGCCTTAGCGGATCCCTACTTTCGTACCATTGGCGAAAAGGCCACTCCTGTAGACATTGCCCGATCCGTCAGCGCTGCTCAAATGAGCCAAGCAGAGGTTCTCATTCCCCCGCTGCGGGATATTAAAGAACTACAACGACTCCTCTACGAGAATTTGCAGGCAGTTCTCTTAGGACAAAAGACAATTGATCAGGCACTCGAGGATGCAGAAACCGCATGGAATAGCCGTTGA